From one Tachysurus vachellii isolate PV-2020 chromosome 23, HZAU_Pvac_v1, whole genome shotgun sequence genomic stretch:
- the calml4a gene encoding calmodulin-like protein 4a, with product MAKFLSQTQINEFKECFSLYDKKRKGKIEAKDLITVMRSLGTSPTFGEVDRHLQVHKIEKMGELDFSTFLTIMHRQMQQEDPKTEILEAMRMTDKQKKGYILASELRAKLTGLGEKLTDKEVDELFKEANVGPDGRIHYEEFTRMVTLPPADY from the exons ATG GCTAAGTTTCTGTCTCAGACTCAGATTAACG aATTTAAAGAATGTTTCTCGCTCTACGATAAAAAGCGCAAAGGGAAAATCGAAGCCAAGGATCTGATCACTGTGATGCGGTCTTTAGGAACAAGTCCCACTTTCGGCGAAGTGGACCGACATCTACAGGTCCATAAAATAG AAAAAATGGGCGAGTTGGACTTCTCTACCTTCCTGACCATCATGCACAGACAGATGCAGCAGGAAGACCCCAAGACGGAGATCCTGGAGGCCATGCGCATGACGGACAAGCAGAAGAAGGGCTACATCCTGGCGTCGGAGCTCCGCGCCAAGCTCACAGGATTGGGAGAGAAGCTCACTGATAAAGAAG TCGACGAGCTGTTTAAGGAGGCGAACGTCGGCCCCGACGGCAGGATTCACTACGAGGAGTTTACCAGGATGGTCACTCTGCCTCCGGCCGACTACTGA
- the cln6a gene encoding ceroid-lipofuscinosis neuronal protein 6a, translated as MIRKRTRGLTPPYLSMMGREKTSPPPAQSQFHLDLWFSFTLQNWILDFGRPIVMIILPLEWFPLNKPSAGDYFHMAYNVITPFLLLKLMERSPTTLPRTAVYLSIITFVMGASIHLVGDSINHRLILSGYQLHLSVRDNPIMKDLNPPSLIDSFELLYYYDEHLGHSMWYVPFFLILFLFFTGCFTQCKEEKMPHSGWLLLGPSALYYWYLVTEGQIFVLYIFTFFAMAATIMRQKRKGYVLDSNGRFLLYNFIITLVLVIVWVVYLWNDAVLRKKYPGIIYVPEPWSYYTLHIKGS; from the exons ATGATCCGTAAACGGACACGAGGACTGACGCCGCCATATTTAAG CATGATGGGGAGAGAAAAAACATCTCCTCCACCTGCTCAGTCTCAGTTCCATCTGGACCTCTGGTTCTCTTTCACACTACagaactggatcctggacttcggGAGGCCGATAGTGATG ATTATATTACCTCTGGAATGGTTTCCTTTGAACAAGCCCAGTGCTGGAGATTACTTCCACATGGCCTACAACGTCATTACACCGTTTCTACTGCTGAAG CTGATGGAGAGAAGTCCTACAACGCTGCCTCGCACTGCTGTGTACCTGAGCATCATCACCTTCGTCATGGGCGCCAGCATCCACCTGGTGGGGGACTCCATCAACCACCGCCTGATCCTCAGCGGCTACCAGCTCCACCTGTCCGTCCGAGACAACCCCATCATGAAGGACCTGAATCCTCCCTCACTG ATCGACTCCTTCGAGCTCCTTTATTACTACGACGAGCATTTAGGACACTCCATGTG GTACGTCCCgttcttcctcatcctcttcctcttcttcacgGGCTGCTTCACACAATGCAAAGAGGAGAAGATGCCGCATTCGGGTTGGCTGCTCCTGGGTCCCAGTGCCCTCTATTACTG GTACCTGGTGACAGAAGGACAGATTTTCGTCCTGTACATCTTCACGTTCTTCGCCATGGCTGCCACAATTATGCGGCAGAAACGAAAAGGCTACGTGTTGGACAGTAACGGTCGCTTCCTGCTTTACAACTTCATCATCACGCTGGTCCTGGTGATCGTTTGGGTCGTCTATCTGTGGAACGACGCCGTCCTGCGCAAGAAATACCCCGGTATCATCTACGTACCGGAACCGTGGTCTTATTACACGTTACACATTAAGGGCAGTTAG
- the gpatch1 gene encoding G patch domain-containing protein 1 isoform X2 has translation MASDGESEEDFVTYGTPLEPLEEDEPLRKPIPVQDQTVKDEKGRYKRFHGAFTGGFSAGYFNTVGSKEGWAPSTFVSSRNQKADKNNARPEDFMDEEDLSEHGIAPQQITTTDDFASGKPDQIRDKARAIVSLTAPIPGDTLLEEMIAPARSSVGVELLRKMGWKDGQGVGPRVKRRQRKQDTDVKVYGCVLPASGPEELEDDDEFAPENVTFAPKDVTPVDFTPKDNVHGLGYRGLDPLQALTGGPGASHINLFTLDSDRTSLFGGRKAGQRRKGGISGQAFGVGAMEEEDDDIYHRDTMSNYDSVLGGEEPGDGLYGWTAPQQYRQKKKDSSRDAAYVGKILEGFTLAPKPAEAKTVFPPPVLPRDFRPVHHFRPVVDASSVSPLVAQALQASRGQLSQDAPQQSRHTLDSTQRREMLGETSLQGPHSVFELLDMKDRERLSEIRKAAEDKRSTSQDRFRSSTTPAQHHAQLLVAKAQADVKLLKSRATDTQQQALSVWSSPTAQTSQTFKPFEKDPSKQARYDRYISHLKQGDKDALDLSLDPTVTEWERSRERDEFMRAAVLYKPSNSSLSSRFTRAKHEDDDDSVEVAPDQEGDINDKEAAVKMKMFGKLTRDTMEWHPDKLLCKRFNVPDPYPGSAIVGIPKVKRDKFSVFNFLSVLDDRQVSQATPTSSSGSAPTASGKRSRWDVADRGSKVKEAEQQQDHMITATTSTTSTTSTTSTTSTTSSDSMTAAESKVSESGAEQKIKKEDEEEEEAEEEEVRPSIDLFKAIFASSSDEKSSSSSEEDSGEEEAQEAEPEIPVVTPVVPQAPPTSCLTNVTESETRIADEQKDSSSVKTADLDCEEFGPRLPPPGQVFPSSSWEEKPRKRSKERHKSKKEHKHHKEKKHKKKSKKHKHKGKQKKKKKTAETDSSSGDSDSDDGNVTKTRSVSNDELLLRLKNLGGKK, from the exons ATGGCGTCCGACGGTGAGAGCGAGGAGGATTTTGTCACTTATGGAACTCCTTTAGAGCCTCTTGAAGAAG ATGAGCCTCTCAGGAAGCCGATACCCGTGCAGGATCAGACGGTCAAGGACGAGAAAGGCCGATACAAACGGTTTCACGGAGCTTTCACCGGTGGCTTCTCCGCCGGCTACTTCAACACCGTGGGGTCGAAAGAAG GTTGGGCGCCGTCTACGTTCGTGTCGTCCCGAAATCAGAAGGCAGACAAGAACAATGCCAGACCCGAGGACTTCATGGAtgaagag GATTTGAGCGAGCATGGCATCGCACCTCAACAGATCACAACCACAGACGACTTCGCTTCTGGGAAGCCCGATCAGATCAGGGACAAAGCCCGAGCCATCGTCTCCCTCACTGCTCCCATCCCAGGAGACACTCTGTTGGAGGAGATGATCGCACCAGCACG GTCGTCTGTCGGGGTGGAGCTGCTTCGGAAGATGGGATGGAAGGACGGCCAGGGGGTCGGACCCCGAGTGAAAAGGAGACAGCGCAAACAAGACACGG ATGTGAAGGTGTATGGATGTGTTCTGCCAGCCAGTGGACCTGAGGAGTTGGAG gATGATGATGAGTTCGCTCCTGAGAACGTGACTTTTGCCCCAAAAGACGTGACCCCGGTGGATTTCACCCCTAAAGACAACGTCCATGGACTCGGATACCGAGGTCTCGACCCCCTGCAGGCTCTGACGGGTGGTCCGGGGGCGTCGCATATCAACCTCTTCACGCTGGACTCTGACAGGACGAGTCTGTTTGGGGGCAGGAAGGCGGGGCAACGTCGTAAGGGTGGGATCTCCGGACAG gCGTTCGGCGTGGGAGCGATGGAGGAGGAAGACGATGATATCTATCATAGAGACACCATGTCTAACTACGACAGCGTTCTGGGTGGGGAGGAGCCAGGGGACGGGCTTTACGGATGGACGGCACCTCAGCAGTACAGACAGAAGAAGAAAG ATTCGAGCAGAGATGCAGCGTATGTGGGGAAAATCCTGGAAGGTTTCACGTTAGCTCCCAAACCTGCGGAAGCGAAAACC GTTTTTCCTCCGCCGGTTCTGCCTCGTGATTTCCGCCCGGTTCATCATTTTCGGCCGGTGGTGGACGCGTCGTCCGTCAGCCCGCTGGTAGCTCAGGCGCTGCAGGCTTCACGTGGACAGCTTTCCCAGGATGCACCACAGCAGAGCCGCCACACGTTGGACTCTACCCAGAGGAGAGAGATGCTGGGAGAGACCAGCCTACAGG GTCCTCACTCTGTGTTCGAGCTCCTGGACatgaaggacagagagaggttGAGTGAGATCCGTAAAGCTGCAGAAGACAAGAGATCTACTTCACAGGATCGTTTCCGCTCCAGCACGACGCCAGCTCAACATCACGCTCAGCTCCTAGTCGCTAAAGCTCAGGCAGACGTGAAGCTCCTGAAGTCCCGGGCTACAGACACTCAGCAACAGGCTCTCAGCGTCTGGTCAAGTCCCACAGCTCAAACCAGCCAGACGTTTAAGCCGTTCGAGAAGGACCCATCCAAGCAGGCGAGATACGATCGCTACATCAGCCACCTGAAACAGGGGGATAAAG ACGCTCTGGATTTAAGTCTGGACCCGACCGTGACGGAGTGGGAGAGAAGCCGAGAGCGAGACGAGTTCATGCGCGCCGCTGTGCTGTATAAGCCGAGTAACTCCTCGCTCTCCTCCCGCTTCACCCGAGCCAAACACGAGGACGACGACGACAGCGTGGAGGTGGCACCAGATCAGGAG ggCGACATAAATGACAAGGAGGCAGCAGTGAAGATGAAAATGTTTGGGAAACTCACCAGAGACACGATGGAATGGCATCCTGATAAACTCCTCTGCAAGAGGTTTAATGTTCCAGACCCTTATCcagg CTCGGCCATCGTAGGCATCCCCAAAGTGAAGCGCGACAAGTTCTCTGTATTCAACTTCCTGTCTGTATTGGATGACAGACAGGTCTCTCAAGCCACGCCCACATCCAGTTCAGGGAGCGCTCCCACTGCCTCGGGCAAACGCTCACGCTGGGATGTAGCTGATCGGGGGTCAAAGGTTAAAGAGGCTGAGCAACAACAAGACCACATGATCACTGCGACAACATCTACAACATCTACAACATCTACAACATCTACAACATCTACAACATCCTCAGACTCCATGACTGCTGCTGAg TCTAAAGTATCCGAGTCTGGCGCtgagcagaaaataaagaaggaggatgaggaggaggaggaggcagagGAAGAAGAGGTCAGACCTTCCATAGACCTGTTCAAGGCCATTTTTGCCAGCTCATCCGATGAGAAGAGCTCGTCTTCTTCCGAGGAAGACAGTGGTGAAGAGGAGGCGCAGGAGGCGGAGCCAGAGATACCTGTTGTCACACCTGTTGTTCCTCAGGCTCCTCCCACATCATGTTTAACAAACGTGACCG AGTCGGAAACCCGAATCGCAGACGAACAAAAAGACTCTTCTTCTGTCAAGACTGCAGATCTGGACTGCGAGGAGTTCGGACCCAGACTACCTCCACCTG GGCAAGTCTTCCCCTCGTCCTCGTGGGAGGAAAAACCAAGGAAACGGAgcaaagagagacacaaatcCAAGAAAgagcacaaacaccacaaagaGAAGAAG CATAAGAAGAAGAGTAAGAAGCACAAGCATAAAgggaaacagaagaagaagaaaaagacggCGGAGACCGACAGTAGCTCCGGCGACTCCGACTCTGACGATGGCAACGTAACGAAGACGCGTTCGGTGTCCAACGACGAGCTGCTCCTGAG GTTGAAAAACCTCGGAGGAAAGAAGTGA
- the gpatch1 gene encoding G patch domain-containing protein 1 isoform X1 — translation MASDGESEEDFVTYGTPLEPLEEDEPLRKPIPVQDQTVKDEKGRYKRFHGAFTGGFSAGYFNTVGSKEGWAPSTFVSSRNQKADKNNARPEDFMDEEDLSEHGIAPQQITTTDDFASGKPDQIRDKARAIVSLTAPIPGDTLLEEMIAPARSSVGVELLRKMGWKDGQGVGPRVKRRQRKQDTDVKVYGCVLPASGPEELEDDDEFAPENVTFAPKDVTPVDFTPKDNVHGLGYRGLDPLQALTGGPGASHINLFTLDSDRTSLFGGRKAGQRRKGGISGQAFGVGAMEEEDDDIYHRDTMSNYDSVLGGEEPGDGLYGWTAPQQYRQKKKDSSRDAAYVGKILEGFTLAPKPAEAKTVFPPPVLPRDFRPVHHFRPVVDASSVSPLVAQALQASRGQLSQDAPQQSRHTLDSTQRREMLGETSLQGPHSVFELLDMKDRERLSEIRKAAEDKRSTSQDRFRSSTTPAQHHAQLLVAKAQADVKLLKSRATDTQQQALSVWSSPTAQTSQTFKPFEKDPSKQARYDRYISHLKQGDKDALDLSLDPTVTEWERSRERDEFMRAAVLYKPSNSSLSSRFTRAKHEDDDDSVEVAPDQEGDINDKEAAVKMKMFGKLTRDTMEWHPDKLLCKRFNVPDPYPGSAIVGIPKVKRDKFSVFNFLSVLDDRQVSQATPTSSSGSAPTASGKRSRWDVADRGSKVKEAEQQQDHMITATTSTTSTTSTTSTTSTTSSDSMTAAESKVSESGAEQKIKKEDEEEEEAEEEEVRPSIDLFKAIFASSSDEKSSSSSEEDSGEEEAQEAEPEIPVVTPVVPQAPPTSCLTNVTESETRIADEQKDSSSVKTADLDCEEFGPRLPPPGQVFPSSSWEEKPRKRSKERHKSKKEHKHHKEKKHKKKSKKHKHKGKQKKKKKTAETDSSSGDSDSDDGNVTKTRSVSNDELLLRSGVFPVEKPRRKEVTA, via the exons ATGGCGTCCGACGGTGAGAGCGAGGAGGATTTTGTCACTTATGGAACTCCTTTAGAGCCTCTTGAAGAAG ATGAGCCTCTCAGGAAGCCGATACCCGTGCAGGATCAGACGGTCAAGGACGAGAAAGGCCGATACAAACGGTTTCACGGAGCTTTCACCGGTGGCTTCTCCGCCGGCTACTTCAACACCGTGGGGTCGAAAGAAG GTTGGGCGCCGTCTACGTTCGTGTCGTCCCGAAATCAGAAGGCAGACAAGAACAATGCCAGACCCGAGGACTTCATGGAtgaagag GATTTGAGCGAGCATGGCATCGCACCTCAACAGATCACAACCACAGACGACTTCGCTTCTGGGAAGCCCGATCAGATCAGGGACAAAGCCCGAGCCATCGTCTCCCTCACTGCTCCCATCCCAGGAGACACTCTGTTGGAGGAGATGATCGCACCAGCACG GTCGTCTGTCGGGGTGGAGCTGCTTCGGAAGATGGGATGGAAGGACGGCCAGGGGGTCGGACCCCGAGTGAAAAGGAGACAGCGCAAACAAGACACGG ATGTGAAGGTGTATGGATGTGTTCTGCCAGCCAGTGGACCTGAGGAGTTGGAG gATGATGATGAGTTCGCTCCTGAGAACGTGACTTTTGCCCCAAAAGACGTGACCCCGGTGGATTTCACCCCTAAAGACAACGTCCATGGACTCGGATACCGAGGTCTCGACCCCCTGCAGGCTCTGACGGGTGGTCCGGGGGCGTCGCATATCAACCTCTTCACGCTGGACTCTGACAGGACGAGTCTGTTTGGGGGCAGGAAGGCGGGGCAACGTCGTAAGGGTGGGATCTCCGGACAG gCGTTCGGCGTGGGAGCGATGGAGGAGGAAGACGATGATATCTATCATAGAGACACCATGTCTAACTACGACAGCGTTCTGGGTGGGGAGGAGCCAGGGGACGGGCTTTACGGATGGACGGCACCTCAGCAGTACAGACAGAAGAAGAAAG ATTCGAGCAGAGATGCAGCGTATGTGGGGAAAATCCTGGAAGGTTTCACGTTAGCTCCCAAACCTGCGGAAGCGAAAACC GTTTTTCCTCCGCCGGTTCTGCCTCGTGATTTCCGCCCGGTTCATCATTTTCGGCCGGTGGTGGACGCGTCGTCCGTCAGCCCGCTGGTAGCTCAGGCGCTGCAGGCTTCACGTGGACAGCTTTCCCAGGATGCACCACAGCAGAGCCGCCACACGTTGGACTCTACCCAGAGGAGAGAGATGCTGGGAGAGACCAGCCTACAGG GTCCTCACTCTGTGTTCGAGCTCCTGGACatgaaggacagagagaggttGAGTGAGATCCGTAAAGCTGCAGAAGACAAGAGATCTACTTCACAGGATCGTTTCCGCTCCAGCACGACGCCAGCTCAACATCACGCTCAGCTCCTAGTCGCTAAAGCTCAGGCAGACGTGAAGCTCCTGAAGTCCCGGGCTACAGACACTCAGCAACAGGCTCTCAGCGTCTGGTCAAGTCCCACAGCTCAAACCAGCCAGACGTTTAAGCCGTTCGAGAAGGACCCATCCAAGCAGGCGAGATACGATCGCTACATCAGCCACCTGAAACAGGGGGATAAAG ACGCTCTGGATTTAAGTCTGGACCCGACCGTGACGGAGTGGGAGAGAAGCCGAGAGCGAGACGAGTTCATGCGCGCCGCTGTGCTGTATAAGCCGAGTAACTCCTCGCTCTCCTCCCGCTTCACCCGAGCCAAACACGAGGACGACGACGACAGCGTGGAGGTGGCACCAGATCAGGAG ggCGACATAAATGACAAGGAGGCAGCAGTGAAGATGAAAATGTTTGGGAAACTCACCAGAGACACGATGGAATGGCATCCTGATAAACTCCTCTGCAAGAGGTTTAATGTTCCAGACCCTTATCcagg CTCGGCCATCGTAGGCATCCCCAAAGTGAAGCGCGACAAGTTCTCTGTATTCAACTTCCTGTCTGTATTGGATGACAGACAGGTCTCTCAAGCCACGCCCACATCCAGTTCAGGGAGCGCTCCCACTGCCTCGGGCAAACGCTCACGCTGGGATGTAGCTGATCGGGGGTCAAAGGTTAAAGAGGCTGAGCAACAACAAGACCACATGATCACTGCGACAACATCTACAACATCTACAACATCTACAACATCTACAACATCTACAACATCCTCAGACTCCATGACTGCTGCTGAg TCTAAAGTATCCGAGTCTGGCGCtgagcagaaaataaagaaggaggatgaggaggaggaggaggcagagGAAGAAGAGGTCAGACCTTCCATAGACCTGTTCAAGGCCATTTTTGCCAGCTCATCCGATGAGAAGAGCTCGTCTTCTTCCGAGGAAGACAGTGGTGAAGAGGAGGCGCAGGAGGCGGAGCCAGAGATACCTGTTGTCACACCTGTTGTTCCTCAGGCTCCTCCCACATCATGTTTAACAAACGTGACCG AGTCGGAAACCCGAATCGCAGACGAACAAAAAGACTCTTCTTCTGTCAAGACTGCAGATCTGGACTGCGAGGAGTTCGGACCCAGACTACCTCCACCTG GGCAAGTCTTCCCCTCGTCCTCGTGGGAGGAAAAACCAAGGAAACGGAgcaaagagagacacaaatcCAAGAAAgagcacaaacaccacaaagaGAAGAAG CATAAGAAGAAGAGTAAGAAGCACAAGCATAAAgggaaacagaagaagaagaaaaagacggCGGAGACCGACAGTAGCTCCGGCGACTCCGACTCTGACGATGGCAACGTAACGAAGACGCGTTCGGTGTCCAACGACGAGCTGCTCCTGAGGTCCGGGGTCTTCCCT GTTGAAAAACCTCGGAGGAAAGAAGTGACCGCGTGA